The Elaeis guineensis isolate ETL-2024a chromosome 12, EG11, whole genome shotgun sequence sequence TGGATGTCCTTAGGCATAATGGTAACGCGCTTGGCATGGATGGCGCAGAGATTGGTGTCCTCGAAAAGCCCAACGAGATAAGCCTCGGCAGCCTCCTGGAGGGCCAAGACGGCGTGACTCTGGAACCTGAGATCCGTCTTGAAGTCCTGCGCGATCTCACGAACCAGCCTCTGGAACGGCAGCTTCCTTATCAGCAGCTCTGTGCTCTTCTGGTATTTCCGAATCTCACTAAAATCCACGACCAAATCTAGATTCAGAGATGAAATCAAAGGAAAACATCGGGAACGAGAAGAACTTGAAGTTAAGCCAGATACCGAAGGGCGACGGTGCCGGGGCGGTAGCGGTGGGGCTTCTTGACACCGCCGGTGGTCGGCGCCGACTTCCTCGCCGCCTTGAAGAAAGGAATCAAAAAAACCAGAGATTTAGGAAAACGAATGTCAAAAGAAACCTAAGATAGATTGCGTTCAGGCAATGATACATTACCTTTGTGGCGAGTTGCTTCCGGGGGGCTTTACCGCCAGTGGACTTGCGAGCGGTTTGCTTCGTACGAGCCATCGGTGGCGGACAACAAAGCTAGGGCTAGGGTTTCGGATCCTCGTGCTCTCAAAAAATAGGGAATGAAGAGGTTTTGAAATTTACGCTCCGGGGACCATTAAAAGGAAAGGGGGTTTCGCCAGGGAGGACGTGGCAAGGGCGGTGACCTAGTGAAGGGCGAATTTTGGGTCGTTGTTGGAGATCGGACGGATGAGAATAAGCTCAAAGAAACACACAATCCGTGAGCTCTCTTCTCATTGGTTGCAATATTTTGATGAGGATCGCTGGAAGCGCGAGCGTTTCTGGGCATTCGAGTTTTGGTCAGACTCAGCCGGTGTTTCCGCGTCGGGTGGGCTGGGCCATCCTTCCCCAC is a genomic window containing:
- the LOC105035652 gene encoding histone H3.3; its protein translation is MARTKQTARKSTGGKAPRKQLATKAARKSAPTTGGVKKPHRYRPGTVALREIRKYQKSTELLIRKLPFQRLVREIAQDFKTDLRFQSHAVLALQEAAEAYLVGLFEDTNLCAIHAKRVTIMPKDIQLARRIRGERA